The Clostridioides difficile genome has a segment encoding these proteins:
- a CDS encoding Sapep family Mn(2+)-dependent dipeptidase: MERFKEENKKYKEEFLKLLEEWVSIPSFYDKNTVSKDMPFGKGVYDALNWFENIGRENNFTVKNIDNHAVYIEYGDGKDYIDIFGHCDVVNPGEGWNSEPFKLNIIGDKLVARGVSDNKGPMIANFLALKMIKSLNIDLKRKVRLIAGGNEESGFKCIKHYYSKEPHGVYGFTPDAKFPVLNGEKGGAIIKLMLDIDDKYLDISGGIEFNTIPDKVYIKNIKNLSNDYINSDFNNVSISFNDGKYIVHGKGGHSSKPEKAINPILETIKVLAENLDEDWVKDLYKLINKDNIDGKLFGLNVEGKCGILSMVPTIINIKDGKLEVILSVRYPEILTVEDIIEKFDLYIKRNNINKFEFIGENLKQANYIDENSKLVRSLHEIYVNYSGDSKSVVRVTSAGSYASEMKNSVIFGCEFPDGSFGNVHSANEFASLDRFIISIGIYAEAIVTLCNNI, encoded by the coding sequence ATGGAGAGATTTAAAGAAGAAAATAAAAAATATAAAGAAGAATTTTTGAAATTGTTGGAGGAATGGGTAAGTATACCTTCATTTTATGATAAAAATACTGTATCTAAAGATATGCCTTTTGGAAAAGGTGTATATGATGCATTAAACTGGTTTGAAAATATAGGTAGAGAAAACAATTTTACTGTTAAAAATATAGATAATCATGCTGTTTATATTGAATATGGAGATGGTAAAGATTATATAGATATATTTGGACATTGTGATGTTGTAAATCCAGGGGAAGGATGGAATAGTGAGCCATTTAAGCTAAACATTATAGGTGATAAATTGGTTGCTAGAGGTGTTTCTGACAATAAAGGTCCTATGATAGCAAATTTTTTGGCATTAAAAATGATAAAAAGTTTAAATATAGATTTAAAGAGAAAAGTTAGATTAATTGCTGGAGGAAATGAAGAAAGTGGATTTAAGTGTATAAAGCACTATTATAGCAAAGAGCCACATGGTGTATACGGATTTACTCCAGATGCTAAATTTCCTGTATTAAATGGAGAAAAGGGTGGAGCAATAATAAAGTTAATGTTGGATATAGATGATAAATATCTAGACATAAGTGGAGGAATAGAGTTTAATACAATTCCAGATAAGGTGTATATAAAAAATATTAAAAATTTAAGCAATGATTATATAAATTCTGATTTTAATAATGTTTCAATAAGTTTTAATGATGGTAAGTATATTGTACATGGAAAAGGTGGGCATTCATCTAAACCTGAAAAAGCAATAAATCCTATATTAGAGACAATTAAAGTTTTAGCAGAAAATCTTGATGAAGATTGGGTAAAAGATTTGTATAAGCTAATAAATAAAGATAATATAGATGGAAAATTATTTGGATTAAATGTTGAAGGAAAATGTGGAATTCTTTCAATGGTTCCGACAATAATAAATATAAAAGATGGAAAACTTGAAGTAATTTTAAGTGTTAGGTATCCTGAAATATTGACAGTTGAAGATATAATAGAAAAATTTGATTTGTATATAAAAAGAAATAATATTAATAAATTTGAGTTTATTGGGGAAAATTTAAAGCAAGCAAATTATATAGATGAGAATTCAAAACTTGTAAGAAGTTTACATGAGATATATGTAAATTATTCTGGAGACTCAAAAAGTGTTGTTAGAGTAACCAGTGCAGGAAGCTATGCATCTGAAATGAAGAACTCAGTAATATTTGGGTGTGAATTTCCTGATGGTAGTTTTGGAAATGTTCATAGCGCAAATGAATTTGCCAGCTTAGATAGATTTATAATTTCAATAGGTATCTATGCAGAGGCAATAGTTACATTATGCAATAATATATAA
- the selB gene encoding selenocysteine-specific translation elongation factor, whose amino-acid sequence MKNVVIGTAGHIDHGKTTLIKALTGRETDTLDEEKKRGISINLGFTYFDLPSNRRAGIVDVPGHEKFIKNMLAGASGLDIVLLVVAADEGVMPQTVEHLDILSFLNIKNGIVVLTKSDTVDEEFRELVKEDIYEKIKGTFLESAEIIEVDSVSKKGINTLIEKIDKMSEAIEDKNENSPARLNIDRVFSIKGFGTVITGTLIEGKISIEDDLVIYPQVLKTKIRSIQVHGENKDTAYAGQRTAINISNVKVDDIKRGDVLAAPNSLEESMMLDVKLSLVNHLEKGMKHWDRLRLYHGTREILCRAVPLDKDLIENGEHGYVQLRLEESIVSKKSDTFVVRRYSPMETIGGGVIIDPAPKKHKRFDEKVIETLKIKEKGELKDIIEEYLKRNLKNYPNIKEIMSYSGAHEEHVKKAIEILISENKVLLIGNMYTHINQYNKLKESTINLLSEYHKKYRLRKGMLKEEVRSKVESNFKTREMDILLEKLSTENIIKLENNIVSLFDFEVILNDKQREIAKKIEKRLKSCGVSSILTIEEVSEGNHNYAEVLESMIGNKVEKLDDLYIMDKDIYEDAKNTLINYIKENKEITLGEYRDLIDSSRKNCMIILENFDRNKITKRVENKRILF is encoded by the coding sequence ATGAAAAACGTAGTAATTGGAACAGCAGGTCATATAGACCATGGAAAAACAACTCTTATAAAAGCATTAACTGGAAGAGAAACTGATACATTAGATGAAGAAAAAAAGAGAGGCATATCAATAAATTTAGGTTTTACTTATTTTGATTTACCAAGCAATAGAAGGGCAGGTATTGTAGATGTACCAGGACATGAAAAATTTATAAAAAACATGTTAGCTGGAGCATCAGGACTTGATATAGTTTTACTTGTTGTAGCAGCAGATGAGGGTGTTATGCCACAGACGGTTGAGCATTTAGATATTTTAAGTTTTTTAAATATAAAAAACGGAATAGTAGTTTTGACTAAATCTGATACTGTAGACGAAGAATTTAGAGAATTAGTAAAAGAAGATATTTATGAAAAAATAAAAGGTACTTTTCTTGAAAGTGCAGAAATAATTGAAGTTGATTCTGTATCTAAAAAAGGAATAAATACTCTTATTGAAAAAATAGATAAAATGAGTGAGGCAATAGAAGACAAAAATGAGAATTCTCCAGCAAGACTTAATATAGATAGAGTATTTTCTATAAAGGGATTTGGTACTGTAATAACAGGTACTTTAATAGAAGGAAAGATAAGTATAGAGGATGATTTAGTTATATATCCACAAGTGTTAAAAACAAAGATAAGAAGTATACAAGTTCATGGGGAAAATAAAGATACAGCTTATGCAGGTCAAAGAACAGCAATCAATATATCAAATGTAAAGGTAGATGATATAAAAAGAGGCGATGTTTTGGCTGCTCCAAATTCATTGGAAGAATCAATGATGCTAGATGTAAAATTATCCCTAGTAAACCACCTAGAAAAAGGGATGAAACATTGGGATAGATTGAGATTGTATCATGGGACTAGAGAAATACTTTGTAGAGCAGTTCCACTAGATAAAGATTTAATTGAAAATGGAGAGCATGGATATGTTCAGCTAAGACTTGAAGAAAGTATAGTATCTAAGAAAAGTGATACTTTTGTTGTCAGACGCTATTCTCCAATGGAAACTATAGGTGGAGGTGTGATAATTGACCCAGCACCTAAAAAGCATAAGAGATTTGATGAAAAAGTTATAGAGACATTAAAAATAAAAGAAAAAGGTGAGCTTAAAGATATAATAGAAGAATATTTAAAAAGAAACCTAAAAAATTATCCAAATATAAAAGAAATAATGAGTTATAGTGGTGCTCATGAAGAACATGTAAAAAAAGCTATTGAGATACTTATATCAGAAAATAAAGTATTACTTATTGGAAACATGTACACACATATAAATCAATATAATAAACTGAAGGAAAGTACAATAAATCTTTTAAGTGAGTACCATAAGAAGTATAGATTGAGAAAAGGTATGTTAAAAGAAGAAGTAAGGTCTAAGGTAGAAAGTAATTTTAAGACTAGAGAAATGGATATTTTACTAGAAAAATTATCTACAGAAAACATTATAAAACTAGAAAATAATATAGTATCATTATTTGATTTTGAAGTTATCTTAAATGACAAACAAAGAGAAATAGCAAAAAAAATAGAAAAAAGGCTAAAATCATGTGGAGTTTCTTCAATATTGACAATAGAGGAAGTTTCTGAAGGAAATCATAATTATGCTGAAGTATTAGAGTCAATGATAGGTAACAAGGTAGAAAAATTGGATGATTTGTATATAATGGATAAAGATATTTATGAAGATGCAAAGAACACTTTAATAAATTATATAAAAGAAAATAAGGAAATAACACTAGGAGAATACAGAGATTTGATAGATTCTAGTAGAAAAAACTGTATGATTATATTAGAAAACTTTGATAGAAACAAAATAACTAAAAGAGTAGAAAACAAAAGAATTTTGTTTTAG
- the manA gene encoding mannose-6-phosphate isomerase, class I, with amino-acid sequence MEPLFLKPIFMDRIWGGTALKDKFNYEIKSPTTGECWAISSHKNGDCLIENGEYKDKRLSELWEKNRELFGNTPGDKFPLLTKILDANDNLSVQVHPNDEYAQKNEHGELGKTECWYVIDCSEDAEIIIGHNAKSREEFIEMINNNEWDKLLRKVNIKKGDFFYVPSGTIHAICKGTLILETQQNSDTTYRVYDYDRTDNLGNKRELHVQKSIEVTNVPHTDFDTDYKIVSTPSFKCTTFVSNEFFSVYKLDILGKCNFTHNTPFSLYSILEGTGKLIHNSIEYDLKKGMHFILPNNFGDFGFDGNLEIICSHI; translated from the coding sequence ATGGAACCATTATTTTTAAAACCTATTTTTATGGATAGAATATGGGGTGGAACTGCACTTAAAGATAAATTTAACTATGAGATAAAATCACCAACAACAGGTGAATGTTGGGCTATAAGTTCTCATAAAAATGGAGATTGTTTAATAGAAAATGGAGAATATAAAGATAAAAGGCTCTCTGAATTATGGGAGAAAAATAGAGAATTATTTGGTAATACACCTGGAGATAAATTCCCTTTACTTACAAAAATACTAGATGCCAATGACAATTTATCAGTTCAAGTTCATCCAAATGATGAATATGCTCAAAAAAATGAACATGGAGAATTAGGCAAAACAGAATGTTGGTATGTAATAGACTGCTCTGAGGATGCAGAAATTATAATAGGTCATAATGCAAAATCTCGTGAAGAATTTATAGAAATGATAAATAATAATGAATGGGATAAACTTCTTAGAAAAGTTAATATAAAAAAAGGTGACTTTTTCTATGTTCCAAGCGGAACTATACATGCTATATGTAAGGGAACATTAATTTTAGAAACTCAACAAAATTCAGATACCACTTATAGAGTTTATGATTATGACAGAACTGATAACTTAGGAAATAAACGTGAACTTCATGTTCAAAAATCAATAGAAGTTACAAATGTTCCTCATACAGATTTTGATACTGATTATAAAATTGTATCAACACCAAGCTTTAAATGTACAACATTTGTATCAAATGAATTTTTTAGTGTTTATAAATTAGACATTTTGGGAAAATGTAATTTTACTCACAATACACCTTTTTCTTTATACAGTATCCTAGAGGGAACAGGTAAATTGATACACAATTCTATAGAATATGATTTAAAGAAAGGTATGCATTTTATATTGCCAAATAACTTTGGAGATTTTGGCTTTGATGGTAATTTAGAAATTATATGTTCTCACATATAG
- a CDS encoding PTS fructose transporter subunit IIB — protein sequence MNKKLVALCACPMGLAHTFMAAEAIEQAAKALGYEAKVETQGADGVQNELTREDILGATMIIHAVAITPEGMERFDGCEVYEVELQEAIKNAEGVIKEIEEDLGI from the coding sequence ATGAATAAAAAATTAGTAGCATTATGTGCTTGTCCAATGGGGCTAGCTCACACTTTTATGGCAGCAGAAGCAATAGAGCAAGCTGCAAAGGCATTAGGTTATGAAGCAAAAGTTGAAACTCAAGGTGCAGATGGTGTGCAAAATGAATTAACAAGAGAAGATATATTAGGAGCAACTATGATAATACATGCAGTAGCAATAACACCAGAAGGTATGGAAAGATTTGATGGTTGTGAAGTTTATGAGGTTGAATTACAGGAGGCTATAAAAAATGCAGAAGGTGTTATAAAGGAAATAGAAGAGGATTTAGGAATATAA
- a CDS encoding PTS sugar transporter subunit IIA has translation MGTNIFNKEYVFLNTEAKSKVEVLKFIAKKAKELNLTEDENLVYEGLIAREEQFTTNLGESIAIPHTKNDAIENPAVVVLKFNDDVVWNEGEDTVKLAISLLMPGKSKENIHLKLLSSLSRKLINKDFKDSLLKSDNVEEIANLINEALGL, from the coding sequence ATGGGAACAAACATATTTAACAAAGAATATGTATTTTTAAATACTGAGGCTAAGTCTAAGGTTGAGGTTTTAAAATTTATAGCAAAAAAAGCTAAAGAATTAAATTTAACAGAAGATGAAAATCTAGTGTATGAAGGTTTAATAGCTAGAGAAGAGCAATTTACTACAAATTTAGGTGAATCTATAGCAATACCTCATACTAAAAATGATGCAATTGAAAACCCAGCAGTAGTTGTACTAAAGTTTAATGATGATGTTGTTTGGAACGAAGGTGAAGATACTGTTAAATTGGCAATAAGTTTACTTATGCCAGGAAAAAGTAAAGAAAACATACACCTTAAATTATTATCATCTCTTTCAAGAAAATTAATAAATAAAGATTTTAAAGATTCTCTTTTAAAGAGTGATAATGTGGAAGAAATCGCTAACTTAATAAATGAAGCTTTAGGTTTATAG
- a CDS encoding BglG family transcription antiterminator, giving the protein MITKKHAVIVKSLSNKDGYMTSNELAIKLDVSTKTIKRYIADLNDILSKYDLEIDSSRGIGYKLSGSKTNIAKAVKEANKYINGFLDDSEEARMSNIICMLINRNYMSIEAMAEELNLSIAAINKLSSKLKRKLEKYDLVIKSKPYYGSYIYGEEINIRQLITDYAIELDEKSKIKVFLDDISENDINCIESILEKHLREKETIISDKDFNLLLSKIIVSVFRSKRGHSKNINLIDTGYRFHNYSFIEQLMKEISDKVGFKLIEDEVIYISNYSGVVAYRGAHGIKNASEIEERISSVISSALQDILLISGSDYTKDEEFMIAISDHIKRFLNRAKANIKSNNPLLHQIKEKFPIAFNLAVFISNKLETEFNLKLDEDELGYIAIHFAASNERMKKNTSKKICIVCHYGIGTGQLLSEKLKQNISDLNVVGVYPVRYLDMAISQDVDLIVSTVELKGYEKPVLYIENIFDDSLIENVNKAFYEKEERRKIISNMFDERAFFSIKANTKEEVILSLSNKLKERDFIEESSIKSIIDRENISSTEIGNLVAIPHTIVKGDKKSIIGVGILENPIIWDKQEVQLVFMVFFNTKEKHNFSIFKYLYNFIKDEGGVRGIIKICDFNKLMALIGN; this is encoded by the coding sequence ATGATAACTAAGAAACATGCAGTAATAGTAAAAAGTTTAAGCAATAAAGATGGATATATGACATCAAATGAACTAGCTATTAAATTAGATGTATCTACTAAAACTATTAAAAGATATATAGCAGATTTAAATGATATTTTGAGTAAGTATGATTTAGAAATAGATTCTTCAAGAGGCATAGGATATAAGTTAAGTGGCTCTAAAACTAACATAGCAAAAGCTGTTAAGGAGGCAAATAAATATATAAATGGTTTTTTAGATGATTCTGAAGAAGCAAGGATGTCAAATATAATATGTATGCTGATTAACAGAAATTATATGAGTATAGAAGCAATGGCAGAAGAATTAAATCTAAGCATAGCAGCCATAAATAAATTGTCTAGTAAGCTTAAAAGAAAACTTGAAAAGTATGACTTAGTTATAAAATCTAAACCTTATTATGGAAGCTATATATATGGTGAAGAAATTAATATAAGACAGTTGATTACTGATTATGCAATAGAGTTGGATGAGAAGAGTAAAATCAAAGTATTTTTGGATGATATCAGTGAAAACGATATAAATTGCATAGAAAGTATTTTAGAGAAGCATTTAAGAGAAAAAGAAACAATAATTTCAGATAAAGATTTTAACCTTTTACTTTCAAAAATAATAGTTTCTGTGTTTAGAAGTAAGAGAGGTCATAGTAAAAATATAAATTTAATAGATACAGGATATAGATTTCATAATTATAGTTTTATAGAACAGCTTATGAAAGAGATATCTGATAAGGTTGGATTTAAACTTATCGAAGATGAAGTAATTTATATTTCAAATTATTCTGGTGTAGTAGCATATAGAGGTGCACATGGAATAAAAAATGCAAGTGAAATTGAAGAAAGAATAAGTAGCGTTATAAGTAGTGCTCTTCAGGATATACTGCTTATTTCAGGAAGTGACTATACAAAAGATGAAGAGTTTATGATAGCGATATCTGACCATATAAAAAGGTTTTTAAATAGGGCAAAAGCTAATATAAAATCTAATAATCCTCTGCTTCATCAAATAAAAGAGAAATTTCCAATAGCTTTTAACCTAGCTGTGTTTATATCAAATAAGTTAGAAACAGAATTTAATTTAAAATTAGATGAAGATGAACTTGGATATATAGCTATTCACTTTGCTGCTTCAAATGAAAGAATGAAAAAAAATACAAGTAAGAAAATTTGTATAGTTTGTCACTATGGTATAGGTACAGGTCAACTTCTCTCTGAAAAATTGAAGCAGAATATAAGCGACTTAAATGTTGTAGGCGTTTATCCAGTTAGATATCTTGATATGGCAATAAGTCAAGATGTTGATTTGATAGTATCAACTGTTGAATTAAAAGGATATGAAAAGCCAGTTTTATATATAGAAAATATATTTGATGATAGCTTAATTGAAAACGTAAACAAAGCCTTTTATGAAAAAGAAGAAAGAAGAAAAATAATAAGTAATATGTTTGATGAGAGAGCTTTTTTCAGTATAAAAGCAAATACTAAAGAAGAAGTTATACTTTCACTTTCAAACAAATTAAAAGAAAGAGATTTCATAGAAGAAAGTTCAATAAAAAGCATAATAGATAGAGAGAATATTTCATCAACTGAAATAGGAAATCTAGTAGCTATACCTCACACTATAGTGAAGGGGGATAAAAAATCTATAATCGGAGTTGGAATACTTGAAAATCCAATAATCTGGGATAAGCAAGAAGTTCAACTAGTATTTATGGTATTTTTTAATACTAAAGAAAAACATAATTTTTCAATATTTAAATACCTTTATAATTTTATAAAAGATGAAGGTGGTGTAAGAGGAATTATTAAAATATGTGACTTTAATAAATTAATGGCACTAATAGGTAATTAA
- a CDS encoding PTS fructose transporter subunit IIC, which translates to MAIKKKVINSSGASTTGGNNAGKTTPSNPTQSKGNGKWKEVSKHIMTGISYMIPVLVMGGLIGALSQLIPYAILGLDPSVGIVDAMNSGEFTGFKLSLLNMAQLMSNFGFTLFGFAIPLFAAFCANSIGGKTALIAGFIGGYVANKPVGVPQFVDGQWIEVVPVASGFLGAILIAFIIGYFVKWLNKSIKVSHNWLAFKTTFLIPLIASLTCMVLMIFIITPFGGLINESMKNFLTAAGAAGEYVYATALAAATAFDLGGPINKAAGFVALGLTTENVLPITARTIAIVVPPIGLGLTTLLDKRLVGRRVYDRQFYQAGKTSIFLSFMGISEGAIPFALERPGFVIPLNIVGSIIGAITGIVLGAVQWFPESAIWAWPLVDNLFGYVIGIAVGAIFIAVGNVFYRNKLIKEGKLVVDYID; encoded by the coding sequence ATGGCAATCAAGAAAAAAGTTATAAACAGTTCAGGTGCTTCTACAACAGGAGGCAATAACGCAGGAAAAACTACTCCATCTAATCCAACTCAATCAAAGGGCAATGGAAAGTGGAAAGAAGTTAGTAAGCATATAATGACAGGTATATCGTATATGATACCAGTCTTAGTAATGGGTGGACTTATAGGAGCTTTATCTCAATTAATACCATATGCAATATTAGGACTTGACCCATCTGTAGGTATAGTTGATGCTATGAACTCAGGTGAGTTTACAGGATTTAAACTTAGTCTTTTAAATATGGCACAATTAATGTCAAACTTCGGATTTACTTTGTTTGGATTTGCAATACCACTATTTGCAGCATTCTGTGCAAATTCTATAGGTGGGAAGACAGCTCTAATCGCAGGATTTATAGGTGGATATGTAGCTAATAAACCTGTAGGTGTGCCACAATTCGTAGATGGACAATGGATAGAAGTTGTACCAGTTGCATCAGGATTCTTAGGTGCAATATTAATCGCATTCATAATAGGATATTTTGTAAAATGGTTAAATAAATCTATAAAAGTTTCTCATAACTGGTTAGCTTTTAAAACAACATTTTTAATACCACTAATAGCATCATTAACTTGTATGGTATTGATGATATTTATAATAACTCCATTTGGTGGATTAATTAATGAAAGTATGAAAAACTTCTTAACAGCAGCAGGAGCAGCAGGAGAGTATGTATATGCAACAGCTTTAGCAGCAGCTACAGCATTTGACTTAGGTGGACCAATAAATAAAGCAGCAGGATTCGTTGCACTTGGTTTGACTACAGAAAATGTATTACCAATAACAGCAAGAACAATAGCTATAGTTGTTCCTCCAATTGGATTAGGACTTACAACTTTATTAGATAAAAGATTAGTAGGAAGAAGAGTATATGATAGACAATTCTATCAAGCAGGAAAAACTTCTATATTCTTATCATTTATGGGTATATCAGAAGGAGCAATACCATTTGCACTTGAGAGACCAGGTTTTGTTATACCTTTAAATATAGTAGGAAGTATAATAGGAGCTATTACAGGTATAGTTTTAGGAGCAGTTCAATGGTTCCCAGAGTCTGCTATATGGGCGTGGCCTCTAGTAGATAACTTATTTGGATATGTAATAGGTATAGCAGTGGGTGCTATATTCATAGCTGTAGGAAATGTATTTTACAGAAATAAATTAATAAAAGAGGGTAAACTTGTTGTAGATTATATTGATTAA
- a CDS encoding ATP-binding protein — MKNIIPAVKPDIKEREDMSLLFIIMGSVLLLFIIKDTNKYEILLHAVYATFLIATGMIIFNTTKFKVDSFSTFLGLVFAATGVLECIYLFNCLGVREEAVIGTNITISAITDLFPILGVYLSFKFVKDNKQIHSSIILFVVTVVLTISSLFIIAEICNYLEGGTLHYALGVFTSIFMIIISIMSGIELNSSSNISKWEYSEKKFFNRIIIITILSRVPNLLHIVIGNRHIEGMLSQIIINVALYYLYNYIVSKNIKKTALELHDTNEELTIKTESLKEKNKKLIYETEKIEELKEILIKRELRLQSTLDVSVNSIVVFSKDGEITYANKSFRNIFGDYKEQDKLSNKVKNFNDLIESINYVFINKKNIEIFVDTSDNKVYQAIFAPLIIATHIEGVLCVLKDKTKKKEYERKLIEANKRSEDFLESVGDGIVVLEGSNKIYVNNACRQIFKETLENIDFSSICKSEESIEKRYVIEGEVKYVEMSFSHYNNEGTYKTIIVIRDTTSRKISQIKLEESQSSYSRFIDILPDGICLLREDLSVNYANKSFLDMLSFTSIDDVKDSNIKILMNANTEEKMKFTENMTKVLNENKSILLLEYELINNYDDIVEVELSALPFAIYNTRYIMLIIKDLAHKKYSEQAEKELLERFKTDKIKTEFFANMSHELKTPLNVISSSNQLVDSFYRSEKIKDYNNNIKSHVDLVRQSSYRLQRLINNIIDLTKMESGFYTLKLAKYNIVSVIEDLFMNIEEYASRKDIRILFDTELEEINVYVDKAEIERIILNLLSNCIKFTDNGGWIYVNIYYKIDKVIISVKDTGVGIPQDKLELIFEEFSQVDKTLSRNTEGSGIGLAIVKNLVSLHGGDIEVISEVNKGTEFLISLPMKSFSNEYYTEDKRIYNLQEKIKIEFSDIYY; from the coding sequence TTGAAGAATATAATACCTGCTGTGAAACCAGATATAAAAGAAAGAGAAGACATGAGCCTTTTATTTATAATAATGGGCTCAGTGCTTTTATTATTTATTATAAAAGATACAAATAAATATGAAATTTTACTGCATGCTGTATATGCTACATTCTTAATAGCTACAGGAATGATTATATTTAATACTACAAAATTTAAGGTAGATTCATTTTCTACGTTTTTGGGGTTAGTATTTGCAGCAACTGGAGTATTGGAGTGTATATATTTATTTAATTGTTTAGGTGTTAGAGAAGAAGCTGTAATTGGAACTAACATCACAATATCAGCAATAACAGATTTATTTCCTATACTAGGTGTGTATTTAAGTTTCAAATTCGTTAAGGATAATAAACAAATTCATTCGAGCATAATTTTATTTGTAGTAACTGTAGTTTTAACAATATCATCTCTATTTATAATAGCTGAAATTTGTAACTATTTAGAAGGTGGTACATTACACTATGCTTTAGGAGTTTTTACATCTATATTTATGATAATTATTTCCATTATGAGTGGAATTGAATTAAACTCAAGTTCAAACATAAGTAAATGGGAATATAGTGAGAAAAAATTTTTTAATAGAATAATAATAATAACAATCTTATCAAGAGTTCCAAATTTACTACATATAGTAATTGGTAACAGGCATATAGAAGGTATGTTATCACAAATAATAATAAATGTAGCACTATACTATTTATATAATTACATAGTATCTAAGAATATTAAGAAAACAGCACTAGAATTACATGATACAAATGAAGAGTTAACAATAAAAACAGAAAGTTTGAAAGAAAAAAACAAAAAACTAATATATGAAACAGAAAAAATAGAAGAACTTAAAGAAATACTTATAAAAAGAGAATTACGACTACAATCTACTTTAGATGTTTCTGTAAATAGTATAGTTGTGTTTAGTAAGGATGGAGAAATTACATATGCAAATAAAAGTTTTAGAAATATTTTTGGAGATTATAAGGAACAAGATAAATTAAGTAATAAAGTTAAAAATTTTAATGATTTAATAGAAAGCATTAATTATGTATTTATCAATAAAAAGAATATAGAAATATTTGTTGATACAAGTGATAATAAGGTTTACCAAGCTATATTTGCTCCTTTAATCATAGCCACACACATAGAAGGAGTATTATGTGTATTAAAGGACAAAACTAAGAAAAAGGAATACGAACGTAAACTTATTGAAGCAAATAAGAGAAGTGAAGACTTTTTAGAAAGTGTTGGAGATGGGATAGTAGTACTTGAAGGTAGTAATAAAATATATGTAAATAATGCATGTAGGCAAATATTTAAAGAGACATTAGAAAATATAGATTTTTCATCAATATGTAAAAGTGAAGAAAGTATAGAAAAAAGGTATGTAATAGAGGGTGAAGTAAAATATGTAGAGATGAGTTTTTCTCATTATAATAATGAAGGAACTTATAAGACTATTATTGTAATCCGTGATACGACTTCTCGAAAGATATCTCAAATAAAACTTGAAGAAAGTCAATCTTCTTATTCAAGATTTATAGATATACTACCTGATGGTATATGCTTATTAAGAGAAGACTTAAGTGTAAATTATGCAAATAAGTCATTTTTAGATATGCTATCTTTTACAAGTATAGATGATGTAAAAGATTCTAATATTAAGATATTAATGAATGCAAATACTGAAGAAAAGATGAAATTTACTGAAAATATGACTAAAGTTTTAAATGAAAATAAAAGTATACTTCTACTAGAATATGAATTAATAAATAATTATGATGATATAGTAGAAGTAGAATTAAGTGCATTACCTTTTGCGATATATAACACTAGATATATAATGCTTATTATAAAAGATTTAGCACATAAAAAATACTCTGAACAAGCTGAAAAAGAATTACTTGAAAGATTTAAAACAGATAAAATAAAAACTGAGTTTTTTGCAAATATGTCTCATGAATTAAAAACACCATTAAATGTTATATCAAGTTCAAACCAATTAGTAGATTCTTTCTATAGAAGCGAAAAAATAAAAGACTATAATAATAATATTAAGTCTCATGTTGATTTAGTTAGACAAAGTTCCTATAGACTTCAAAGATTGATAAATAATATTATAGATTTAACAAAGATGGAGTCAGGATTTTATACACTTAAACTTGCAAAATACAATATTGTATCTGTAATAGAAGATTTGTTTATGAATATAGAAGAGTATGCAAGTAGAAAAGATATAAGAATTCTATTTGATACAGAGCTTGAAGAAATCAATGTTTATGTAGACAAGGCTGAAATCGAGAGAATTATACTAAATCTATTATCAAATTGTATTAAATTCACTGATAATGGAGGATGGATATATGTAAACATTTACTATAAAATAGATAAAGTAATCATAAGTGTTAAAGATACTGGTGTTGGTATACCCCAAGATAAATTGGAGTTGATTTTTGAAGAGTTTTCACAAGTTGACAAGACTTTATCTAGAAACACTGAAGGAAGTGGAATAGGGCTTGCTATAGTTAAGAACCTAGTAAGTCTTCATGGTGGAGATATAGAAGTAATAAGTGAAGTTAATAAGGGGACAGAATTCTTAATTTCATTACCAATGAAAAGTTTTAGTAATGAATATTATACAGAAGATAAGAGAATATATAATCTTCAAGAAAAAATAAAAATAGAATTTTCTGATATATATTATTAG